Proteins encoded by one window of Nocardia goodfellowii:
- a CDS encoding cupin domain-containing protein: MDKKSLTAVARQQLKLAATATSGRSSQTIFGGHAASLRQTVVGLSAGQSLAEHDNAGDATLLVLSGTLTLISGSNEWKGSAGDLLVVPKARHSVKANEDVAFLLTVAK; encoded by the coding sequence ATGGACAAGAAATCGCTGACAGCGGTCGCCCGCCAACAGCTCAAGTTGGCTGCTACCGCGACCAGCGGACGCAGTTCGCAAACGATCTTCGGCGGCCACGCCGCCTCGCTCCGGCAGACCGTCGTCGGCCTGTCGGCAGGGCAGAGCCTGGCCGAGCACGACAACGCGGGCGACGCCACACTCCTGGTACTCAGCGGCACGCTGACCCTGATCAGTGGCAGCAACGAGTGGAAGGGTTCGGCCGGCGACCTGCTGGTCGTGCCGAAGGCCAGGCACAGCGTCAAGGCCAACGAGGACGTCGCGTTCCTGCTCACGGTGGCCAAGTAA
- a CDS encoding TerD family protein → MMKGANVPVPMPVVRIELGWQSGPGVPDADASALLLAGGKVRSDNDFVFYNQPQHSSGAVRHEGKQQGPTVLDQLWVNLGQVEPQIETIVIAASSDGGTFGQFHGLYVRVLDANNGAEVARFDSTGATSETAFVLGELYRRQGAWKFRAVGQGYDTGLAGLATEYGISVDDAPTPPPAQQYSPPPPQFTPPPVPPQQFAPPPTQQPAPPPQYAPPPQQFAPPAQPFTPPPPQYQQPPQPQYQQPPQPQYQQPPQQGFAPPPPVGGAPVNLSKISLTKEAPSVSLTKSGATGGTMRINLNWTTTRPAKGGGLFGRRSRGGNGGLDLDLCCFFELADGRIGSVRALDRSFGDLARPPYIRLDQDDRTGASATGENLDINLDFTSQFRRILVFTSIYEGAKDFRGVHATVTLYPLNSTPIEMTLDGCQDDSRDAVLAHIENLNGELVVRREGTFIRPPAGQPGAGVMEIARLYNWDFGFKAGRGKG, encoded by the coding sequence ATGATGAAGGGCGCCAACGTTCCGGTGCCGATGCCCGTGGTCCGCATCGAACTGGGGTGGCAGTCAGGTCCCGGGGTTCCGGACGCGGATGCCTCCGCGCTCCTGTTGGCGGGGGGAAAAGTCCGCTCGGACAACGATTTCGTGTTCTACAACCAGCCGCAGCACAGCTCCGGCGCGGTACGGCACGAGGGCAAGCAGCAGGGCCCCACGGTGCTGGACCAGCTCTGGGTGAACCTCGGTCAGGTGGAACCGCAGATCGAGACCATCGTCATCGCGGCTTCGTCCGACGGCGGCACGTTCGGGCAGTTCCACGGCCTGTATGTCCGGGTGCTCGACGCGAACAACGGCGCGGAGGTGGCGCGGTTCGACAGCACCGGGGCCACCAGCGAGACGGCGTTCGTGCTCGGTGAGCTGTACCGCCGGCAGGGCGCGTGGAAGTTCCGCGCGGTCGGGCAGGGCTACGATACCGGCCTGGCCGGATTGGCCACGGAATACGGCATTTCCGTCGACGACGCACCCACTCCGCCACCGGCACAGCAGTATTCGCCGCCGCCGCCGCAGTTCACCCCGCCGCCCGTGCCGCCGCAGCAGTTCGCGCCGCCGCCGACCCAGCAGCCGGCGCCGCCGCCGCAATATGCCCCGCCGCCACAGCAATTCGCGCCGCCCGCTCAGCCGTTCACGCCCCCGCCGCCGCAATACCAGCAGCCGCCCCAGCCGCAATACCAGCAGCCGCCGCAGCCGCAATATCAGCAGCCGCCGCAGCAGGGCTTCGCGCCACCGCCGCCCGTCGGCGGCGCGCCGGTGAATCTGAGCAAGATCTCGCTCACCAAGGAAGCGCCCTCGGTCTCGCTGACCAAGTCGGGCGCGACCGGCGGCACCATGCGGATCAACTTGAACTGGACCACCACCCGGCCCGCCAAGGGCGGTGGCCTGTTCGGGCGGCGTTCGCGCGGCGGCAACGGCGGGCTCGACCTCGACCTGTGCTGCTTCTTCGAACTGGCCGACGGCCGCATCGGTTCGGTGCGAGCGCTGGACCGCTCCTTCGGTGACCTGGCTCGTCCGCCCTATATCCGGCTCGATCAGGACGACCGCACCGGTGCGAGCGCCACCGGTGAGAATCTCGACATCAACCTGGATTTCACCAGCCAGTTCCGCCGGATTCTGGTGTTCACCTCGATCTACGAGGGCGCCAAGGACTTTCGTGGCGTGCACGCCACGGTCACCCTGTATCCGCTGAACTCCACCCCGATCGAGATGACACTCGACGGCTGCCAGGACGATTCGCGCGACGCGGTCCTGGCGCATATCGAGAACCTGAACGGGGAGCTGGTGGTTCGGCGCGAGGGCACCTTCATCCGGCCGCCCGCCGGTCAGCCCGGTGCCGGTGTCATGGAGATCGCGCGGCTGTACAACTGGGACTTCGGGTTCAAGGCGGGCCGCGGCAAGGGCTGA
- a CDS encoding family 1 encapsulin nanocompartment shell protein: MNNLHRELAPITSEAWKAIEEEAGRTFKRHIAGRRVVDLSGPHGEDYNAVGLGRTQAISAPDSGVQARQRVVAPLVELRVPFTLSRTELNNVERGAQDADLDPVKDAARKIAFAEDRAIFEGYEAAGIAGVRASSSNEAIKVPADPKQVPEAVTQALTALRLAGVDGPYSVLLSADLYTAVSETSDHGHPIRTHIERLIPEGEIIWAPAIDGAFVLTTRGGDFDLNLGQDLSIGYLSHDAENVQLYFQESLQFLVYTGEAAVALEA; encoded by the coding sequence ATGAACAACCTCCATCGGGAGCTAGCGCCGATCACCTCCGAGGCATGGAAGGCGATCGAGGAAGAAGCCGGCCGTACCTTCAAGCGCCACATCGCGGGCCGCCGCGTGGTGGATTTGTCCGGCCCGCACGGCGAGGACTACAACGCCGTCGGCCTGGGCCGCACCCAGGCGATCAGCGCGCCCGATTCCGGCGTGCAGGCACGTCAGCGCGTGGTCGCGCCGCTGGTGGAACTGCGGGTGCCGTTCACGCTGTCGCGCACCGAACTGAACAATGTCGAGCGCGGCGCGCAGGACGCCGACCTGGACCCGGTGAAGGACGCCGCCCGCAAGATCGCTTTCGCCGAGGATCGCGCGATCTTCGAGGGCTACGAAGCGGCCGGTATCGCCGGTGTGCGGGCGAGCTCGTCCAACGAGGCGATCAAGGTGCCGGCCGATCCGAAGCAGGTCCCCGAGGCCGTCACCCAGGCGCTGACCGCGTTGCGGCTGGCCGGTGTCGACGGGCCGTATTCGGTGCTGCTCAGCGCCGATCTCTACACCGCGGTCAGTGAGACCTCCGATCACGGCCACCCGATCCGCACGCACATCGAACGCCTCATCCCCGAGGGCGAGATCATCTGGGCCCCCGCCATCGACGGCGCCTTCGTGCTCACCACGCGCGGCGGCGATTTCGACCTGAACCTGGGCCAGGACCTGTCCATCGGCTACCTGTCGCACGACGCCGAGAACGTGCAGCTCTACTTCCAGGAGAGCCTGCAATTCCTGGTCTACACCGGCGAAGCCGCGGTCGCGCTCGAAGCCTGA
- a CDS encoding TetR/AcrR family transcriptional regulator — MTNPGPGRPRLEQRARRGQTPRAEILDAAGELFTTKGYANTSTRAVADAVGIRQASLYHHFRAKDDILDALLAETITTPLELARQLNEAAVSAPLRLYALALFDVRQLCAARWNLGALYLLPDLRTERFAAFRRRRDELRGHYESFALDVLSEAGPAAVRGAEVLPFRLVETVISIRSDAGAAPDYAETAIPDAALRLLGWTGDLGEIRGAATALLAES; from the coding sequence GTGACAAACCCCGGTCCCGGCCGTCCCCGGCTCGAGCAACGCGCGCGCCGCGGGCAGACACCTCGCGCGGAGATCCTCGACGCGGCCGGAGAACTGTTCACCACCAAGGGTTATGCGAATACCTCGACCCGGGCAGTGGCCGACGCCGTCGGCATCCGGCAGGCCTCGCTCTATCACCACTTCCGCGCGAAGGACGACATCCTCGACGCGCTGCTCGCCGAAACCATCACCACGCCACTGGAACTCGCGCGTCAATTGAACGAAGCGGCCGTATCCGCGCCCCTCCGGCTCTATGCCCTCGCCTTGTTCGACGTCCGGCAGCTCTGCGCGGCGCGCTGGAATCTCGGTGCGCTGTACCTGCTTCCGGACCTGCGCACCGAGCGCTTCGCGGCGTTCCGGCGGCGTCGTGACGAATTACGCGGGCACTACGAGTCTTTCGCTCTCGACGTACTGTCCGAAGCGGGTCCGGCGGCCGTCCGCGGCGCCGAAGTACTGCCGTTCCGGCTCGTCGAAACGGTGATCAGCATCCGTTCCGACGCGGGCGCCGCCCCGGACTACGCGGAAACCGCGATCCCGGACGCGGCGTTGCGTTTGCTCGGCTGGACCGGCGACCTCGGCGAAATCCGCGGCGCCGCCACCGCACTGCTCGCCGAGTCCTGA
- a CDS encoding phosphotransferase — MTDFATPQDLARRTAAAVDAAVGAGRELGLTVTDAAVLHDVFSVVVHLAPAPVVVRVPTVLPHSESLDSLARRQRDELDVSQWLAARGTPVIPPSPLVPREPVRRDGFSMVFWQFVAEDREREPDYVANAESVADLHAALRDYPGPLTFLSAADPRFVTEGLALLEQRPDLLDPADLDRARREWQRLEPLVRSRSVFEAAFPGIDLQPIHGDSPPANIFAGVDGDLYSDFELVTLGPIEWDLAGLGPEHESAYDRGARRIGTRPLRKDVLGFVNAVGMLRIIATLTLAPQLPVLMDYLTPAVDLWREMPFAGGLAV, encoded by the coding sequence ATGACCGATTTCGCGACACCGCAGGATCTGGCCCGCCGCACCGCCGCCGCCGTGGACGCGGCTGTCGGGGCCGGGCGCGAGCTGGGCCTCACGGTGACCGACGCCGCGGTGTTGCACGACGTTTTCTCCGTCGTCGTCCACTTGGCGCCCGCACCGGTCGTGGTGCGGGTCCCGACCGTGCTGCCCCATAGCGAGAGTCTCGATTCCCTGGCCCGCCGCCAGCGGGACGAGCTGGACGTGTCGCAGTGGCTCGCCGCGCGGGGTACCCCCGTGATCCCGCCGAGTCCGCTCGTGCCGCGAGAACCTGTGCGGCGCGACGGGTTCTCGATGGTGTTCTGGCAGTTCGTTGCCGAGGACCGGGAACGGGAACCCGACTATGTGGCTAATGCCGAAAGCGTGGCCGACCTGCACGCCGCGCTGCGCGACTACCCGGGTCCGCTGACATTCCTGTCGGCGGCCGATCCGCGGTTCGTCACCGAGGGCCTGGCCTTGCTCGAGCAGCGCCCTGATCTGCTCGACCCCGCCGACCTGGACCGCGCCCGGCGGGAGTGGCAGCGGCTGGAGCCTTTGGTGCGTTCCCGCTCGGTATTCGAAGCGGCCTTTCCGGGGATCGACCTACAGCCGATTCACGGCGATTCGCCGCCCGCGAACATCTTCGCCGGCGTGGACGGTGACCTCTATTCCGACTTCGAGCTGGTCACGCTGGGTCCGATCGAGTGGGACCTGGCCGGGCTCGGCCCCGAACACGAATCCGCCTACGACCGTGGGGCGCGGCGCATCGGCACCAGGCCGTTGCGCAAGGATGTGCTGGGCTTCGTGAACGCCGTGGGCATGCTGCGCATCATCGCCACCCTCACGCTCGCGCCGCAGTTGCCCGTGCTGATGGACTACCTCACCCCGGCTGTCGACCTCTGGCGCGAGATGCCGTTCGCGGGCGGCCTCGCCGTCTGA
- a CDS encoding Dyp-type peroxidase: MGEPQPILDPLSPSALFLVVTIDEGGEPAVRDLLEDLAGLKRSVGFRVPGSGLTIVTSIGSAAWDRLFSGPRPAALREFPGYFGPKHQAPATPGDLLFHIKSETPDAAFELAMAIGQRLEGAATIVDETLGFRYFEQRDLLGFVDGTENPEGPLAKAAALIGDEDPEFAGGSYVAVQKYLHDLAAWRALPVAEQERVIGRTKLEDYELSDEDKPADSHVAVNTVTDPETGAERKILRANMPFGSVKEGEFGTYYIAYAASPDVTDSMLVRMFLGTEDATHDRILDFSTAITGTQFFTPSADFFEDLPDPPGASRESSEQVDVRSNGSGSLGIGTLKRSRS, translated from the coding sequence ATGGGTGAGCCACAGCCGATTCTCGATCCACTCTCACCGAGCGCGCTTTTCCTGGTCGTGACCATCGACGAGGGCGGCGAGCCGGCTGTGCGCGACCTGCTCGAGGACCTGGCCGGTCTCAAGCGTTCGGTCGGCTTCCGGGTGCCCGGTTCCGGGCTCACCATCGTCACCTCGATCGGCTCGGCGGCGTGGGATCGGCTGTTCAGCGGCCCGCGTCCGGCCGCGCTGCGCGAGTTCCCCGGCTACTTCGGCCCCAAGCATCAGGCCCCCGCCACCCCGGGCGATCTGCTGTTCCACATCAAGTCCGAAACCCCGGACGCCGCTTTCGAATTGGCGATGGCGATCGGCCAGCGGCTGGAAGGCGCGGCCACGATCGTCGACGAGACCCTCGGCTTCCGCTATTTCGAACAGCGTGATCTGCTCGGCTTCGTCGACGGCACCGAGAATCCCGAGGGGCCGCTCGCGAAGGCAGCGGCGCTGATCGGGGACGAGGACCCCGAATTCGCCGGCGGCAGCTACGTCGCCGTGCAGAAATACCTCCACGATCTCGCCGCGTGGCGCGCCTTGCCGGTCGCCGAGCAGGAGCGCGTGATCGGCCGCACCAAGCTCGAGGATTACGAGCTGTCCGACGAGGACAAGCCCGCCGACTCGCATGTGGCCGTGAACACCGTCACCGATCCCGAGACCGGCGCGGAACGCAAGATCCTGCGTGCCAACATGCCCTTCGGCAGTGTCAAGGAGGGCGAGTTCGGCACGTACTACATCGCCTACGCGGCCTCCCCCGACGTCACCGATTCCATGCTGGTCCGGATGTTCCTCGGCACCGAGGACGCGACCCACGACCGCATCCTTGATTTCTCCACGGCAATCACGGGTACCCAATTCTTTACACCGTCCGCCGACTTCTTCGAAGACCTGCCCGACCCTCCGGGAGCATCCCGGGAATCTTCGGAGCAGGTGGACGTGCGCAGCAATGGCAGCGGCTCACTCGGCATCGGCACATTGAAAAGGAGCAGGTCATGA